Below is a genomic region from Leifsonia sp. Root112D2.
TTCGACGTGGCGACGATGAACGAGGCAATTGCGAACCCTGCGGATCGCCCGCTGGGACTCCAGGGTCTGTTGGCACGCGCTGCTCATCTGGGCGGGTTCGTCACGGTTGATTCCACCGTCGGCTGGGGTACCAGGGTGCGGGCTGAATTCCCTGTGGCGGGCGCTGCGGTCATGGGGGCTGCGCACCCTCGATGGCAGGTGCTCGTCGTGCATGAAAGCCCGATGGTGCGTGCCGGTCTGGTTCGCATGCTCGGGCTCGCGGAACCGGATATCCAGGTCGTCGGGGAGCTCGGGGAGTCCTCCCAGGTCATCGACGCGTTCGAGCTGTTGCGTCCGCATGTCGTACTCGTGCACCTCGCGATGCCCCACGTCGACGGTGTGCGTCTCACCTCCTATCTGCGTGCGCTGGATTCCGGTGCCGCGGTCGTCATGCTCGCCGACTCGGCGAATGATGAGCGCATTCGTGACGCGGCCGCGGGCGGGGCCGTCGGTTTCGTGACAGCCGACGTCGACGCGCCGGGGCTTGCACGCGTGCTCGTCGCGGCCGCCAGGGGTGATGCACCGATGGCGGCCGAACTCTTCGGCAGTCTTGCGTTGGTCTCGATGAGTGCGCTCGATGAGGAGGGACTCACGGCTCGCGAGCAGGAGGTGCGGACTCACCTCGAGCGAGGTCTTGCAGACAAGCAGATCGCCGGCCTGTTGAACATCTCCGTGAAGACTGTCGAGAAGCATGTCGGTGCGATTCTGCGCAAGACAGGCGCGGCGAATCGCACGGTACTCGCCGTGCGAGCGGCACTGAGGCGTTGAAGCACTGAGGCGTTGAAGCACTGAGGCGTTGAAGTACCGAGGCGTTGAAGTACCGAGGCGTTGAAGCACCGAGGCGTTGAGGCGCGCTGTCCGGATGGAGGGAATCCCTACCCGATGGTGGGAGTAATCCTCATGGTGCCGTGGTCATCCTCAGACTTAGGGTGACCTCAGGCGAACGAGGAGGTTCCCGTGTCAGTCGTGTCTTTGAAGGAGATCGTCGATCGGGCGTTCGATGCGCGCTACGGTGTGCCCGCCATCAACGTGGTGAACGACCTCACTCTCGAAGCCGTTCTCGCGGGCGCCGTCGAAGCGCGCTCGCCCGTCATCGTGCAGACATCGGTCAAGACGGTCAGATCGATCGGATCGGCCGTGCTCTTCGGAATGTGGACCTCGATGACGGCCGGAATCGAGGTTCCGGTCACACTTCATCTCGATCACTGTCCCGATCGCGCCGTGATCAGCGAGTGTCTCGAGCGTGGCTGGAATTCCGTGCTCTTCGACGCATCGACCCTCGACGTGGCAGAGAACCAGCGCCAGACGGTCGAGGTCGTCGCCGAGGCGCGTCGTTATGGCGCGCATGTCGAAGGCGAGATCGAGGCCATCCGGGGCGTGGAGGACGGAATCGGCTCCGACACCGAATCGGTGCGGCAGAGCCTGCAGACCGCACTGGGTTTCATCCGCGAGACAGGGGTCGATGTGTTCGCGCCCTCCATCGGCAACGCCCATGGTGTCTACTCCCGCACGCCTCACCTCGATTTTCAGCGGGTCAGCGACATCGTCGAAGCCACGGGAGTGCCCATCGCCTTGCATGGCGGCAGCGGTATGACGGATGCGCAGTTCGCCGATCTCATCTCGCGCGGCTG
It encodes:
- a CDS encoding class II fructose-bisphosphate aldolase; its protein translation is MSVVSLKEIVDRAFDARYGVPAINVVNDLTLEAVLAGAVEARSPVIVQTSVKTVRSIGSAVLFGMWTSMTAGIEVPVTLHLDHCPDRAVISECLERGWNSVLFDASTLDVAENQRQTVEVVAEARRYGAHVEGEIEAIRGVEDGIGSDTESVRQSLQTALGFIRETGVDVFAPSIGNAHGVYSRTPHLDFQRVSDIVEATGVPIALHGGSGMTDAQFADLISRGCAKVNISTALKIEFMRSSLAFLKGAEERDNWDPPSFFSDVRSHVVALTTGLATTFGSADKAW